The window ACTGGGATTATATTGAAGTCAGACCTAGAGTTAAAGGTATTGAAAATGAAGTTCTTGATCTCTTATCTCGTATCCCGGGTATTCACCATATTCTGGCTGTTGATGAGCGGCCGTTTACAAGCATTCATGATATTTATGAAAAATCGCGTGATTACTTTGCACCTATTATTGAGAATAAAACATTTTGTGTTCGAGTAAAACGTCGTGGTAAACATGATTTCACCTCAATAGAAATAGAACGTTATGTAGGCGGTGGACTAAATCAATATGTTGAAAGTGCCAAAGTTAAGCTAACAAAACCCGATGTAACGGTTAATTTAGAGATTGATCACGATAAATTACTATTAATTAAAGGACGCTATGAAGGTATTGGCGGATTCCCTCTGGGTACCCAAGAAGATGTCTTATCATTGATTTCTGGTGGTTTTGACTCAGGTGTATCAAGTTATATGTTAATGCGGCGCGGCTCGCGCGTACACTACTGCTTTTTCAACTTAGGTGGAGCAACTCATGAGATCGGTGTAAAACAGATGGCACACTACTTGTGGAACCGTTTTAGTAGTTCCCATAAAGTCCGCTTTATCACGATCGACTTTGCTAATGTTGTTGGCGAAATTTTAGAAAAAGTAGATGATGGCCAAATGGGTGTAATCCTAAAACGTATGATGGTACGAGCTGCATCTCATATTGCTGAGAAATATGGCGTACAAGCGCTTGTAACAGGAGAGGCTTTAGGACAAGTATCGAGTCAAACATTAACTAATTTACGCCTAATTGATAATGCAACGGATACACTGATTTTACGACCATTAATCACTCACGATAAAGAGTTAATTATTCAACTAGCTCGGCAAATTGGTACCGAAGATATTGCTAAAACTATGCCTGAATTTTGTGGGGTTATCTCAAAAAGTCCAACAGTTAAAGCCATCAAAGAAAAAATTGAAGCGGAAGAAGCTAACTTCAATTTTGCTATTCTAGAGCAAGCAATCGCTGAAGCGCAAAATATAGATATTCGAGAAATTGCTAAACAAAATGATACAAAAATACATCAAGTACAAACGGTTGATGAGTTTGGTAACAGTGATGTAATTATTGATATACGTTCTCCTGATGAGCAAGAGGATAGCCCACTTACCATTGAGAATGTGGATATCAAACTCATTCCATTTTATAAACTCGCAACCCAATTTGCAGATTTAGATCAAAGTAAGCACTATTTACTCTACTGTGAACGCGGTGTTATGAGCAAACTGCAAGCACTTTATTTAATCGAACAAGGCTTTAATAATGTGAGTATTTTCAAACGACAAAAAGCCTAATTACAAACTTGAGAGACCATTTTCGTTATTTTTTTACTGTAAAGTATGATTATAGTATAAAAATGGGCCGAGATTTGTTAATTTAGTCATAGGGATGCAAACAACATCCCTATTTTTTTAACATAATCAAATCAATCGCTATAATTATCGATACCTGCAGGTAATACGAGTCCACTAGCAACCTCAGCTGCTTTTATATGACCGACTAATACTGAGATAATTTTCAGTGCAAAATCAATCGAGGTCGCAGGACCTTGGCTAGTAATAAGCTGATGCTTATCATCATAACAAACTCGAACATCTTGCCAATCTTTAAATGCAGACTTTGTACTTGGATATCCGGTCATATTAGCATTAGGAAATAGAGTATGATGCTGTAATACCATCGCTGGCGTTGCACAAATCGCAGCAACCAGCTTGTTTGCTTGATGAGTTTGTTTAATTTTAGCAATAACCTGTGGAGCATCTCGGAAATTTTCGGCTCCTTTAACCCCACCAGGTAAAATTACCGCATCAAACGGTTGATCTTTCACCTGCGAAAAGGTTTTCTGCGCTAAAATAGCGACTCCACGAGAACACAACACTTCACGTTCTTCCGTAATACTCGCGTAAGTCACGGCAATCCCAGCACGAGTAAGCAGATCAATAGTCGTTACCGCTTCAGTCTCTTCACAGCCGGTGGATAGTAGGATTAGGGCATTTGTCATAATGGGCTCCTTGAATAAAAAATAGCGTTAATAAGCTGTTTTACTAATAAATCCTTTTACTATTGTTAGCAAAATAATTTTAATATCAAATGTCACACTCCAATTATGAATATATTCGAGATCATATTTTACTCGTTTTTCCATTTTATCCAGTGTATCTGTTTCACCGCGATAACCATTAATCTGTGCCCAGCCAGTAATACCTGGTTTAACTTTATGACGCAACATATACCCCATTATCTCTGAACGATATTGTTCATTATGTACAACTGCATGCGGACGTGGGCCAACAATCGACATATCACCGAATAAAACGTTAAAAAACTGAGGAAGTTCATCAAGTGAAGTTTTACGCAAAAATGAACCTATTTTGGTCAATCTTGGATCATTTTTAGTCGCTTGCTTTACTTGGCTATCATTTTCCATCACTTTCATTGAACGGAATTTCAAAACTTTAATCAGTTTCCCATTAACACCATATCTATCTTGTTTAAATAAGATAGGTCCTTTTGATGTTAATTTGATAGCGATAGCAATAATTAACAACACAGGGGAAATCATTACTAATATAATAAAAGATCCGATAATATCTTCGACTCTTTTTATAAAAGCATTTAACCCTTTAAAAGGCGTATCATAAATAGAGACAACCGGAATATTATTAATAGTATAAATACGTGAACGTAATAAACTAAAGGTAAATATATCAGGTAACAACATAACAGAGCACGTTGTATCCGCTAATTGATTAATTAAATAAACAATATCTTTATGTAGCTCAGAGGAATCAGAAATATAAATCTGATCCAATAGTCCTTCTTTAGCATCTTTTATCAGCTGCTGAAAATCACCTTTACGCTCTATTCCGCTGACCGAGTGTTTTTTTTCATCATAAAAACCAACAATATTATAATTTGTCCAAGACATTTTTTTTAAATTTCTAGCTAATAATCGTCCTTGAGACTGGCGACCAATAAATGCTACATTTAGTACTCTTTTACGAAAAAAATGTTTACCCAAATAGTGAAAAAGGAGATGGTAGAGATAAAAAATAATACAAGTCGCAACAAACCAGCAACATAAAAATAAAAATGGTACAGAGAATAACGTAATAACTTCATAAATTATTGCCGCACTCCAAAAACCAATACTCCAAACTTTCAATAATGCAATAAACAACGCATTCACTCGAGTGGAAAATAGAGAGTGATAAAAATCCCGAACAATCGCAACGAGTAAAAAGCAGATAACGACTAACGATATGAATGGAACATATAATTGAATACTTTCATGATCAAACAAATAGCATACTGTAATAGATGAAGCAAAAATAATCACCATATCAAAAATAATTTGAAATATTGCAAAAGAAGGCATTGCAGACCGTGAAACTTTATGTCTAAGCATAAAAATAGTATCCTAATTATATATTATCTATATTTTTCAATTCGATAAATTATTAAAACTAACCAATTTTCGAAATTATTTGACTCAATATATGATCTATATTTTGTTTTTCTGAATAAGTTTTTTCTAACTTTTTCATATCTAATACAGAATAAAAAGGCCTTTTAGCTGGTGTTGGGTATTCGCTAGATGGAATCCCGACTATTTTTGGTTTATTGATAATCTTTCCTTGCTCAAACGCAACATCAATAATTTTATTAGCAAAATCACACCAGCTCATTGATTCATTACCGCAATAATGATAAATCCCCGACTCGTTATTCTGTTTTATTAATTGAATAATACAAGCAGCAAGATCGCCTGCATAAGTTGGGCAACCTATTTGATCATTGACAACTCTAAGCTCATTACGCTCTTTCGCTAATCTGAGCACTGTTTTAACAAAGTTATTACCATACTCACTAAATACCCAAGCCGTACGAATAATCGTTGTATTAGGATTAGCTTGCAAACTTAATATTTCACCTTTAAGTTTTGTTTTACCATATACACCTAAAGGATTCGTTTGATCTGTCACTAAATAAGGCGTTGTCTTCGTACCATCAAAAACATAATCGGTTGAGACATGAAAAAAACGAGCGCCAATTGAATGGCTCGCTAAAGCTAAGTAATAAGTGCCTTGAGCATTGATTTTCTCTGCTAATTCCGACTCTGTTTCGGCTTTATCAACTGCAGTATAAGCTGCAGCATTAACAATAATATCGGGTTTATGTGTTACTATAAATGATTCTACCGCTTGTCGATTAGTAATATCCAATACATCGCTATCTGTTGCAATTAATTGCCACTCTTTCGGGAAAATATCTTGAAAACAGCGTCCAAGCTGACCATTAGCACCGGTTAATAAGACTTTCATTATAGTTCTCCCAATAACTTACCAAGTTTATCTTTCTCCGACAGTATCGGATTTGATATTGGCCAATTGATATTTACTGTTGGATCATTCCACAATAAACATCCTTCAACTTTAGGATTATAATAATCAGTACACTTATATTCAAAATCAGCAATTTCAGATAAAACAACAAAACCATGGGCTAGTCCAGGCGGAATCCAGAATTGAGTTTTATTTTCTTCTGACAAAATTACCCCGACCCATTTACCATAAGTCGGCGAGCTTTTACGAATATCTACAGCAACATCAAAAACCTCACCCCGGACGACTCTAACCAGCTTTCCTTGAGGATTTTCTTTTTGTAAATGGAGTCCACGCAACACATCTTTTTGAGAGCGAGAATGATTATCCTGTACAAAATCTAAATCAATATTTAGCATTTTTTGATAACGTCGTTTTTCAAACGTTTCTAGAAAAAAACCTCTTTCATCACCAAAAACTTTAGGTTGAATAATTTTTACATCAGATATTTCGGTATCAATTACTTGCATATTATTCTCCTAACAGTCTATAAAGATATTGGCCATATTCAGTTTTGCTCAATCTTTTAGCTGACTCACTAAGCTGCTGATGGCTTAACCATTCATTTTTAAAAGCGATCTCTTCTAAGCAGGCTACTTTTAATCCTTGGCGTTTTTCTATTGTATGGATGAATTGAGAAGCATCCATTAAGCTATCATGAGTCCCCGTATCAAGCCATGCAAATCCTCTACCAAGAATTTCAACATTTAACGTACCTTTTTCCAAATACATTTGATTTAATGTAGAGATTTCTAGCTCACCACGAGCAGAAGGTTTAATTTGCTTAGCCATTTCAACTACTGCATTATCATAAAAATAGAGTCCAGTTACCGCCCAATTTGATTTCGGCTTTAATGGTTTTTCTTCAATCGAAAGCGCCTTAAAATCTTTATCAAACTCAACAACACCAAATCGTTCAGGATCATTAACCTGATAACCAAATATTGTTGCTCCTTCTTTACGACTAGCAGCTTGGGATAATTTTTGCCCAAAACTTTGTCCAAAATAGATATTATCCCCCAAAACAAGGCTACAGTTATCATTACCGATAAACTCTTCACCTAAAATAAAGGCCTGAGCAAGCCCATCTGGGCTTGGCTGTACAACATAACTAAAATTTACACCAAATTCACTACCGTCACCGAGTAAACGTTTAAAACCATATATGTCATCAGGTGTCGATATGATTAAAATATCTTTAATACCTGCAAGCATTAATACTGAAATGGGATAATACACCATCGGTTTATCATAAATTGGTAATAATTGTTTTGATACGCCTCGAGTAATTGGATGTAAACGTGTCCCAGAACCACCCGCTAAAACGATACCTTTCATAATTGACTCTCTTTATGACTACTTTCGATTAAACCCGCTCGTTCTCTTGCATAAGAACCATCTTTAATATTATTACACCATTTTTGATTATGCAGATACCATTCAACTGTTTTACAGATGCCACTTTCAAAAGTTTCTTGTGGTTTCCAGCCCAATTTTTGTGCTATTTTAGTTGCATCGATAGCATAACGATAATCATGTCCAGGCCTGTCTTTTACAAAAGTAATTAAGTCCGCATACTTATTAATATTATTTGAGTGATTTGGTACTAATTCATCTAAAATGGCACAAATCGTTCTGACTACATCAATATTTTTACGTTCATTATGTCCACCGATATTGTAAGTATCTCCGACTTCACCTTCTGTGACGACTTTATATAAGGCTCTGGCATGATCTTCAACATATAACCAATCCCTGATCTGTGAACCATCACCATAAACAGGTAATGCTTTACCCTCTAACGCATTCAGAATCACTAGGGGAATCAATTTTTCAGGGAAATGATATGGGCCGTAATTGTTAGAACAATTGGTGACAATAACAGGTAGTCCATAAGTTCTATGCCAAGCTCGAACTAAATGATCACTCGATGCCTTTGAGGCAGAATAAGGGCTACTTGGCGAATATGGCGTTGTTTCAGTAAACAGATCATCAGTACCATGCAGATCACCATATACTTCATCAGTGGAGATATGATGAAAACGAAAAGCCGATTTACGATCTTCTGGTAAAGAGTTCCAATAACTACGGGAAGCTTCCAGCAATGTATAAGTACCCACAATATTGGTTTCAATAAACGCAGCTGGTCCATCAATGGAACGATCGACATGACTTTCTGCGGCTAAATGCATTACTGCGTCAGGCTGATAGTGCAGAAAAAGCTTATCCAGTGCTTGTCTATCGCAAATATCGACTTGTTCAAAATAATATCGATTACTACCCGAAATAGAATCTAAAGACTGTAAATTACCCGCATAGGTCAGTTTATCAACATTAATAACCTCATCTTGAGTATTATTAATAATATGCCTAACAACCGCTGACCCAATAAAGCCAGCACCGCCTGTAACGATGATTTTCATTCTAAGTATCCCAAATCTTATTTATAACTGTAATAAAGATAAAATGTGCTGAGTTTTTTCTTCCATCAACTTCTTATTACCTTTTGCTTCAACATTAAGCCTAATCACTGGCTCAGTATTAGATGTTCGAAGATTAAATCGCCAGTTATCAAAATCCATCCCTAATCCATCAGTCATATCAATGTCTTTAACTTCAGAAATAAAATAGTCTTTAATTTTTTCAATAGCATGTTTAGAATTTTCCACCACTCGATTAATTTCACCTGATACAGGGAATGCTTTGATTCGCTCTTCAACTAGCTCACTTAACGATTGATTTTTAACACTCAATAGCTCAGTGACAAGTAGCCATGGAATCATACCACTATCACAATAAGCAAAATCACGAAAATAGTGGTGAGCACTCATTTCACCACCATAAATAGCATCTTCTATACGCATTCGTTCTTTAATAAAGGCATGACCCGTTTTCGATTGAACAGGCACTCCCCCATTTTGAGTCACGATTTCAATAGTATTCCAAGTCAAACGAGGATCATGAATAATTTTGGCACCTTTTTCTTTTAATAAGAAAGCCTCAGCAAGTAAACCAACAATATAATATCCTTCGATGAAGTTACCTTTTTCATCAAATAGAAAACAACGGTCAAAATCACCATCGAAAGCGATCCCCATATCGGCCTGATACTGAATAACGGCTTGTTTTGTATCGTCTCGACATTCGGGTAGTAAAGGGTTAGGAATTCCATTTGGAAAATTACCATCGGGTTGATTATGAATTTTAATAATCTCAATAGGAAGTTTAGCATTTTTAAAACGCAACTCAATCTCATCGATAATATGACCAGCAGCACCGTTACCTGAGTTTATTACGAGTTTAAGAGGACGCTTCAAGTAAGCGAAATTGACATACCCCAATAAATGGTTCACATACGGTTCAATGATATTTTGTTTGGTATAAGTTCCTCTAGCATTAACCGTGGTAAATTGTTTTTTTTCAGCCATTCTCTGGATATCGTTCAACCCAGTATCACCACTAATTGGTTTTGAGTTATCTCTCACAAGTTTCATCCCATTATAATCAATAGGATTATGGCTCGCTGTCACCTCAATACCACCATCTAGCGATAAATGAAAAGTTGCGAAATAAACTTCTTCAGTTCCAGCTAGACCGATGTCAACAACATTGACACCTGCATCTTGTAAACCACTCGCTAATGCGAGTTTAAGAGATTCACTACTTA is drawn from Orbaceae bacterium BiB and contains these coding sequences:
- the rfbC gene encoding dTDP-4-dehydrorhamnose 3,5-epimerase yields the protein MQVIDTEISDVKIIQPKVFGDERGFFLETFEKRRYQKMLNIDLDFVQDNHSRSQKDVLRGLHLQKENPQGKLVRVVRGEVFDVAVDIRKSSPTYGKWVGVILSEENKTQFWIPPGLAHGFVVLSEIADFEYKCTDYYNPKVEGCLLWNDPTVNINWPISNPILSEKDKLGKLLGEL
- the thiI gene encoding tRNA uracil 4-sulfurtransferase ThiI; translated protein: MKFIIKLFPEITIKSDSVRIRFIKILTSNIRNILTQHVDVAVMRHWDYIEVRPRVKGIENEVLDLLSRIPGIHHILAVDERPFTSIHDIYEKSRDYFAPIIENKTFCVRVKRRGKHDFTSIEIERYVGGGLNQYVESAKVKLTKPDVTVNLEIDHDKLLLIKGRYEGIGGFPLGTQEDVLSLISGGFDSGVSSYMLMRRGSRVHYCFFNLGGATHEIGVKQMAHYLWNRFSSSHKVRFITIDFANVVGEILEKVDDGQMGVILKRMMVRAASHIAEKYGVQALVTGEALGQVSSQTLTNLRLIDNATDTLILRPLITHDKELIIQLARQIGTEDIAKTMPEFCGVISKSPTVKAIKEKIEAEEANFNFAILEQAIAEAQNIDIREIAKQNDTKIHQVQTVDEFGNSDVIIDIRSPDEQEDSPLTIENVDIKLIPFYKLATQFADLDQSKHYLLYCERGVMSKLQALYLIEQGFNNVSIFKRQKA
- the cpsG gene encoding phosphomannomutase CpsG, with amino-acid sequence MENSIKLTCFKAYDIRGKLGEELNEDVAYRIGRAYGEYLQAKTVVVGADVRLSSESLKLALASGLQDAGVNVVDIGLAGTEEVYFATFHLSLDGGIEVTASHNPIDYNGMKLVRDNSKPISGDTGLNDIQRMAEKKQFTTVNARGTYTKQNIIEPYVNHLLGYVNFAYLKRPLKLVINSGNGAAGHIIDEIELRFKNAKLPIEIIKIHNQPDGNFPNGIPNPLLPECRDDTKQAVIQYQADMGIAFDGDFDRCFLFDEKGNFIEGYYIVGLLAEAFLLKEKGAKIIHDPRLTWNTIEIVTQNGGVPVQSKTGHAFIKERMRIEDAIYGGEMSAHHYFRDFAYCDSGMIPWLLVTELLSVKNQSLSELVEERIKAFPVSGEINRVVENSKHAIEKIKDYFISEVKDIDMTDGLGMDFDNWRFNLRTSNTEPVIRLNVEAKGNKKLMEEKTQHILSLLQL
- the rfbA gene encoding glucose-1-phosphate thymidylyltransferase RfbA, with amino-acid sequence MKGIVLAGGSGTRLHPITRGVSKQLLPIYDKPMVYYPISVLMLAGIKDILIISTPDDIYGFKRLLGDGSEFGVNFSYVVQPSPDGLAQAFILGEEFIGNDNCSLVLGDNIYFGQSFGQKLSQAASRKEGATIFGYQVNDPERFGVVEFDKDFKALSIEEKPLKPKSNWAVTGLYFYDNAVVEMAKQIKPSARGELEISTLNQMYLEKGTLNVEILGRGFAWLDTGTHDSLMDASQFIHTIEKRQGLKVACLEEIAFKNEWLSHQQLSESAKRLSKTEYGQYLYRLLGE
- a CDS encoding undecaprenyl-phosphate glucose phosphotransferase, with amino-acid sequence MLRHKVSRSAMPSFAIFQIIFDMVIIFASSITVCYLFDHESIQLYVPFISLVVICFLLVAIVRDFYHSLFSTRVNALFIALLKVWSIGFWSAAIIYEVITLFSVPFLFLCCWFVATCIIFYLYHLLFHYLGKHFFRKRVLNVAFIGRQSQGRLLARNLKKMSWTNYNIVGFYDEKKHSVSGIERKGDFQQLIKDAKEGLLDQIYISDSSELHKDIVYLINQLADTTCSVMLLPDIFTFSLLRSRIYTINNIPVVSIYDTPFKGLNAFIKRVEDIIGSFIILVMISPVLLIIAIAIKLTSKGPILFKQDRYGVNGKLIKVLKFRSMKVMENDSQVKQATKNDPRLTKIGSFLRKTSLDELPQFFNVLFGDMSIVGPRPHAVVHNEQYRSEIMGYMLRHKVKPGITGWAQINGYRGETDTLDKMEKRVKYDLEYIHNWSVTFDIKIILLTIVKGFISKTAY
- the rfbB gene encoding dTDP-glucose 4,6-dehydratase, whose protein sequence is MKIIVTGGAGFIGSAVVRHIINNTQDEVINVDKLTYAGNLQSLDSISGSNRYYFEQVDICDRQALDKLFLHYQPDAVMHLAAESHVDRSIDGPAAFIETNIVGTYTLLEASRSYWNSLPEDRKSAFRFHHISTDEVYGDLHGTDDLFTETTPYSPSSPYSASKASSDHLVRAWHRTYGLPVIVTNCSNNYGPYHFPEKLIPLVILNALEGKALPVYGDGSQIRDWLYVEDHARALYKVVTEGEVGDTYNIGGHNERKNIDVVRTICAILDELVPNHSNNINKYADLITFVKDRPGHDYRYAIDATKIAQKLGWKPQETFESGICKTVEWYLHNQKWCNNIKDGSYARERAGLIESSHKESQL
- the rfbD gene encoding dTDP-4-dehydrorhamnose reductase; translation: MKVLLTGANGQLGRCFQDIFPKEWQLIATDSDVLDITNRQAVESFIVTHKPDIIVNAAAYTAVDKAETESELAEKINAQGTYYLALASHSIGARFFHVSTDYVFDGTKTTPYLVTDQTNPLGVYGKTKLKGEILSLQANPNTTIIRTAWVFSEYGNNFVKTVLRLAKERNELRVVNDQIGCPTYAGDLAACIIQLIKQNNESGIYHYCGNESMSWCDFANKIIDVAFEQGKIINKPKIVGIPSSEYPTPAKRPFYSVLDMKKLEKTYSEKQNIDHILSQIISKIG
- a CDS encoding DJ-1/PfpI family protein produces the protein MTNALILLSTGCEETEAVTTIDLLTRAGIAVTYASITEEREVLCSRGVAILAQKTFSQVKDQPFDAVILPGGVKGAENFRDAPQVIAKIKQTHQANKLVAAICATPAMVLQHHTLFPNANMTGYPSTKSAFKDWQDVRVCYDDKHQLITSQGPATSIDFALKIISVLVGHIKAAEVASGLVLPAGIDNYSD